The Salipiger sp. H15 genome includes a window with the following:
- a CDS encoding four-carbon acid sugar kinase family protein, translated as MGARIVFVGDDFTGASDSLATYASAGLRARMVVGGGAEGGLDVLGLPTDLRSLPPGRARADIAALWPRIAAEAPEVLHLKVCSTFDSAPDVGSIGAVAQELIARFAPDVVAVIGGQPSLGRHCVFGTLFARGPDGATHRIDRHPVMSRHPVTPMHEADLRLHLAAQGLTGLALVGFPDLADPQAVAETLRAGPALVDVTRPEDLPLIAEALRLAGGRQLLIGASSVAEILGQGAAQGEPEPACPAPASDNLLLFAGSRSSTTAAQVAAANRYTSLALTPDALRTGSLIEPAAELLRSGTPTLVHLLPDADYALAPDALADRCADYVAAVLDRAEVGHLGLAGGDTSSRICVRLGFDTLAFERRLGPGICICTARHPDPRRDRMRVMLKGGQMGAPDLFDRFAEV; from the coding sequence ATGGGGGCGCGGATCGTCTTCGTCGGCGACGATTTCACCGGCGCTTCGGACAGCCTCGCCACCTATGCCAGCGCCGGGCTGCGCGCGCGCATGGTGGTGGGAGGCGGCGCGGAGGGCGGCCTCGACGTGCTCGGCCTGCCCACCGACCTGCGTTCGCTGCCGCCCGGGCGGGCGCGGGCCGACATCGCCGCGCTCTGGCCGCGCATCGCCGCCGAGGCGCCGGAGGTGCTGCACCTCAAGGTCTGCTCGACCTTCGATTCCGCGCCCGATGTGGGCTCGATCGGCGCCGTGGCGCAGGAGCTGATCGCCCGCTTCGCCCCCGACGTGGTGGCGGTGATCGGTGGCCAGCCCAGCCTCGGGCGCCACTGCGTCTTCGGAACGCTCTTCGCCCGCGGCCCCGACGGCGCGACGCACCGCATCGACCGCCACCCGGTGATGAGCCGCCACCCGGTCACCCCGATGCACGAGGCCGACCTGCGCCTGCACCTTGCCGCGCAGGGGCTGACGGGTCTGGCGCTGGTCGGCTTCCCCGACCTCGCCGACCCGCAGGCGGTAGCAGAGACGCTGCGCGCCGGCCCCGCGCTGGTCGACGTCACCCGGCCCGAGGATTTGCCACTGATCGCCGAGGCGCTGCGCCTCGCGGGAGGACGGCAGCTGCTCATCGGCGCAAGCTCGGTGGCCGAGATCCTCGGGCAGGGCGCCGCGCAGGGAGAGCCCGAGCCCGCCTGCCCCGCCCCGGCGTCGGACAACCTGCTGCTCTTTGCCGGCAGCCGCTCCTCCACCACCGCCGCGCAGGTCGCGGCGGCAAATCGCTACACCTCTCTCGCCCTCACCCCCGACGCACTGCGGACGGGAAGCCTGATCGAGCCCGCCGCCGAGCTGCTGCGCTCCGGCACGCCGACGCTGGTGCACCTGCTGCCCGACGCCGACTACGCGCTGGCCCCCGACGCGCTGGCCGACCGCTGCGCGGATTACGTCGCCGCCGTGCTCGACCGGGCCGAGGTCGGCCACCTCGGGCTTGCGGGGGGTGACACGTCGAGCCGGATCTGCGTCCGGCTCGGCTTCGACACGTTGGCCTTCGAGCGCAGGCTCGGCCCCGGCATCTGCATCTGCACCGCCCGCCACCCCGATCCGCGCCGCGACCGGATGCGGGTGATGCTGAAGGGCGGGCAGATGGGCGCGCCGGATCTCTTCGACCGCTTCGCCGAGGTCTAG